A stretch of the Archangium violaceum genome encodes the following:
- a CDS encoding DUF2378 family protein — MRQQSVAAMYTTDFNSEAHLERNVALAASGDTARGMFFNGVLEVVRKLAGEEVAQRCRAATGESHHIDFFSYPVSSFLRLCLTAVKEVGPLFGGCEVTLHRIGEQSAKDFLSSTAGKTLLLLAGNDVKRILKQVPSGYSAAVSYGERTMTCPHYQKSGHFVIKHDFMPHAYHEGILRGVLLTAGARAPRIRGYATGPLDSAYDFSWE; from the coding sequence ATGAGGCAACAGAGCGTGGCCGCTATGTATACGACGGACTTCAATTCGGAAGCCCACCTCGAGCGGAACGTGGCGCTCGCGGCCTCCGGCGATACGGCGCGAGGGATGTTCTTCAACGGCGTACTGGAGGTGGTGCGGAAGCTGGCGGGGGAGGAGGTGGCCCAGCGGTGTCGGGCCGCTACCGGTGAGAGCCATCACATCGACTTCTTCAGCTACCCGGTGTCCTCCTTCTTGCGGCTGTGTCTGACCGCGGTGAAGGAGGTGGGTCCCCTGTTTGGCGGCTGTGAGGTGACGCTGCACCGGATTGGCGAGCAGTCCGCGAAGGATTTCCTGTCCTCCACGGCGGGCAAGACGCTGCTGCTGCTGGCGGGCAACGACGTGAAGCGCATCCTCAAGCAGGTCCCCTCCGGCTACAGCGCGGCGGTGAGCTACGGCGAGAGGACGATGACGTGCCCCCACTACCAGAAGAGCGGACACTTCGTCATCAAGCACGACTTCATGCCGCATGCCTACCATGAGGGCATCCTGAGAGGAGTGCTGCTCACGGCGGGAGCCCGCGCCCCGAGGATACGAGGCTATGCCACCGGGCCGCTGGACAGCGCGTACGACTTCTCCTGGGAGTAG
- a CDS encoding RDD family protein produces the protein MSKCLKCGASLPPVGDCPTCAAASQLADRAVPSLLDKEIQIDRRRPDRDAPAMAPLTPPGMTARQTPRPPNAPGLPVMPPRAQAPAAQMAQAPKAPAPRPVAVPSAPETPPAHAQAAAPRAPTPPPPASSIHLPGVAAPAPRSNTPAFGVPNTSAPAPTPQQASAPSGLPRIPPVTAAEPAPMQASTEEEASFSVDVEDSEAVTLPATPMPAPRPPPPALAPAGATARANAEPGVTEVHARPASLWRRLLAFTIDTGAIGGVAALYLMLASTVAGVHTPQTGLSGLDAFVIQVRALQSVLLPGAVLLLVLSLVYCAVAAFLWNGRTLGRRLLGLRLVDTHGLAPAPGRAIVRAMLASLSFGLFLAGFWMALFDRRGQTLHDKLTSTYVVQPS, from the coding sequence TTGTCCAAGTGCCTGAAGTGCGGAGCTTCGCTGCCGCCCGTAGGGGATTGCCCCACCTGCGCCGCCGCGTCCCAGCTCGCGGACCGGGCCGTCCCGAGTCTGCTGGACAAGGAGATCCAGATCGACCGCCGCCGCCCGGATCGCGACGCGCCGGCGATGGCTCCCCTCACGCCTCCTGGAATGACGGCTCGCCAGACGCCCCGCCCGCCGAACGCGCCGGGTCTCCCCGTCATGCCTCCGCGCGCACAGGCTCCGGCCGCGCAGATGGCACAGGCCCCGAAGGCTCCCGCGCCCCGGCCCGTTGCCGTTCCGAGCGCACCGGAGACCCCTCCGGCTCACGCCCAGGCCGCCGCGCCCCGCGCGCCGACGCCGCCTCCGCCAGCGTCTTCCATCCACCTGCCCGGCGTCGCGGCTCCAGCCCCCCGTTCGAATACTCCGGCCTTTGGTGTTCCCAACACCTCCGCTCCGGCTCCCACTCCGCAGCAGGCGTCCGCTCCGTCCGGCCTTCCCCGCATCCCGCCAGTCACGGCCGCCGAGCCCGCGCCGATGCAGGCGTCCACCGAGGAAGAGGCGTCCTTCTCGGTCGACGTCGAGGATTCCGAGGCCGTGACCCTGCCCGCGACGCCCATGCCCGCCCCGCGCCCGCCGCCCCCCGCGCTCGCTCCCGCTGGCGCCACCGCGAGGGCCAACGCGGAGCCCGGGGTGACGGAAGTCCACGCGCGCCCGGCCTCGCTCTGGCGCCGGCTGCTGGCCTTCACCATCGACACCGGTGCCATCGGCGGAGTGGCCGCGCTCTACCTCATGCTCGCCTCCACCGTGGCCGGCGTGCACACGCCCCAGACGGGCCTGTCCGGGCTCGACGCCTTCGTCATCCAGGTCCGCGCGCTCCAGTCCGTGCTGCTCCCCGGTGCAGTCCTCCTGTTGGTGCTGTCGCTCGTCTACTGCGCCGTGGCCGCCTTCCTCTGGAATGGCCGCACGCTGGGCCGGCGGCTGCTCGGCCTGAGGCTCGTGGACACCCATGGCCTCGCCCCCGCTCCCGGCCGGGCCATCGTCCGCGCCATGCTGGCCAGCCTGTCCTTCGGGCTCTTCCTCGCCGGCTTCTGGATGGCCCTCTTCGACCGGCGCGGCCAGACGCTCCACGACAAGCTCACGTCCACGTACGTCGTCCAACCCAGCTAG
- a CDS encoding GlsB/YeaQ/YmgE family stress response membrane protein: MAIYAYALIGLIVGIIARAILPSTRLVGLWGSALLGGAGGIIGGLISSAIAPVSATSTVHPLGIVLAVIVSALVSVGLIVITRNKRFA, from the coding sequence ATGGCCATCTACGCCTACGCGCTCATCGGGCTCATCGTGGGCATCATCGCGCGAGCCATCCTGCCATCGACGCGGCTGGTGGGACTCTGGGGCAGCGCGCTGCTCGGCGGGGCGGGAGGCATCATCGGCGGCCTCATCAGCTCCGCCATCGCCCCGGTCAGCGCGACGTCCACCGTTCATCCCCTCGGCATCGTGCTGGCCGTCATCGTCTCGGCCCTCGTGTCGGTCGGGTTGATCGTCATCACCCGCAACAAACGTTTCGCCTGA
- a CDS encoding 16S rRNA (uracil(1498)-N(3))-methyltransferase, protein MVRLFVPIPEPAPPEVTLSGDRRHYLLHVLRLGEGASLEVFDGSGRAFDARVASVDADTVRLVLGPARHAPPAREVHILQGLPKGDKLEWVLQKGTELGATAFHPVAAARSVVKLEPKRAEERTSRWTKIVEEAARQCRRNDVPLVHGPRPLVEAARALAPGTTLLVLDEEESAVPLGEAIRSCAPGAPVALVVGPEGGLDREEVSALRALGGRPVTLGRRILRTETAALAALAVMAYLDGELG, encoded by the coding sequence GTGGTCCGACTCTTCGTCCCCATCCCCGAGCCCGCTCCCCCCGAGGTGACGCTCTCGGGGGACAGGCGCCACTACCTCCTCCATGTGCTGCGGCTCGGCGAGGGCGCCTCGCTCGAGGTCTTCGACGGCTCCGGCCGGGCCTTCGACGCACGCGTGGCCTCGGTGGACGCGGACACGGTGCGCCTGGTGCTCGGCCCGGCCCGGCACGCCCCTCCGGCTCGCGAGGTCCACATCCTCCAGGGCCTCCCCAAGGGCGACAAGCTGGAGTGGGTCCTGCAGAAGGGTACCGAGCTCGGCGCCACCGCCTTCCACCCCGTGGCCGCCGCGCGCAGCGTGGTGAAGCTCGAGCCCAAGCGCGCCGAGGAGCGCACCTCCCGGTGGACGAAGATCGTCGAGGAGGCCGCCCGCCAGTGCCGGCGCAACGACGTGCCCCTCGTCCATGGACCCCGCCCCCTCGTGGAGGCCGCGCGCGCGCTCGCTCCGGGTACCACGCTGCTCGTGCTCGACGAGGAGGAGTCCGCCGTGCCGCTGGGCGAGGCCATCCGCTCCTGCGCTCCCGGTGCTCCCGTGGCCCTCGTGGTGGGTCCCGAAGGAGGATTGGATCGCGAGGAGGTCTCCGCGCTCCGGGCCCTCGGGGGACGGCCCGTCACCCTCGGCCGCCGCATCCTCCGCACCGAGACGGCCGCGCTCGCCGCACTCGCCGTCATGGCCTACCTGGACGGAGAGCTCGGTTAG